The segment CTGCCTCCCGGTAGGGACAGCCCTTTAGCTGCAATGCCAGAGGTAGCGGGCGGCTGTGATCGCGGATGAAGCCCTTCGCGGCGGCCCAACGGGGTTTTGTGGGGCGCAGCCAGTCACCCTGTTGGATGTGCTCGCTGCTGACCGCCACGGCCAGGTCTAGTTGCTGCCTGGCAAACAGGTCCAGCAACTGCGCGCTGGAGCACGCCACAGCTTCCAGCTCCATCTTCGGATTACTGGCAACGAATACCGGCAGGCATTCACTCATGAGCGTGGCGGCATAGCCATCCGGTACCCCCAGACGGACTTTGCCTGTCAGTTGCCGGGGGGACAGCGTCGCCAGCAGCTTGTCGTGGGCGATCAGAAAGCGTGTCGCCTCGCCCAGTAGATGCCGGCCTGCGGGGGTGAGCTCCACTGCCTGGTTGCTGCGCGCAAACAGCTGTTGGCCAACCTGCTCTTCGAGCTTCTGTATCTGCGTGGTCACCGCTGAAGGACTGCGATGGACATAGTCTGCCGCTGCGTTGAAACGACCGAGTCGAGCCACGGCCTGAAAAGTTCGCAACACATTGATATCTAGACCTTTGCCCATGAAAGCACCTGGTTTGGCTGGATCGAATCAGCACTTCGATTTAATCAACTGTACAGGCTTTATACCCCTTCCTAAGGTGAGGTCAACGAATGTCCAACTGCCGAAATGCCTAGGCAGCGGGCACCGGATAACAGCGTGCCTGCGCTCTGCGCCTAGCCAAGAGGCTGAGTTTGTTTAATGAGCGCTTGGCTGATCGGGTAGAGGTGGGTGGCCGTAAATCCACTCTTTACCATCGCCCGCGTCATTTGGAGGTGTAGAGATGCAACATAACTGGCCCTCCCACATTTTCCTGCAAACAACCTTTGTCCTGTCCTGGAGTTCCGGTTTCATTGGCGCCCGGCTCGGCACGCAGGATGCAGGCGCAGTGAACTTGCTGTTCTGGCGCTTCCTGTTGGTCAGTCTTTGTTTATTGCCGTTTGTTTTGCATCGATTACGTAACCTGTCCTGGGCGCAAGTTCGCTACAACGCGGTCATCGGCTTCCTGGCTCAGTTCGCTTACCTGATCAGTGTCTACATTGCCATACGCGGTGGCTTGCCTGCGGGGATAGCCGCCATCATCTGCGCGCTGCAGCCCCTGATCACGGCGGCGATGGGTAGTGCGGATCAGCAGGAGCGAAGCGGCAGGCAGGAGTGGCTTGGGCTGGTACTCGGGTTTGCCGGGGTCAGTGTGGTGATTCTTGGTGAGTACAGCCTGTCTTCCACTCGGCTCGAGCTATGGCTGTATGCGCTGCCGCTGATTGCCGCGATCACGTTATCGATCGCCACCCTTTACCAACGGCGACAGTCGGTCATGGGCACGGATCACAGTAAAGAGGGCTTGTTGATGCCGCTCTTCCTGCAATCGAGCGCGACGCTGGTACTGCTCAGTGTCACAGGAGTGCCGTTGCGCCTGATCGAGCTGCCCAGCAGTGCTCAGGTATGGGTGGCGGTGGCGTGGTTGACCTTGTTTTCGACCTTCATCGCCTACCTGAGCCTGTGGATACTCTTGACCAAACTGTCGGCAACACGGGTGTCCGCGTTGGTTTACCTGGAACCCCCTGTAACGCTCATTTGGGCGGCGTTGATGTTCGGCGATGCCATTCATTGGACGACCTACCTGGGTATCGCGATAGTCGCCACTGGCATTGCCATCACCCGCACCGCTCGACGTGTGCCGTCAGCAGGGGAGTGCCCGCAACGATGAGCGGGCCAAGGCCACTTTCTAGAACCACTCTTGTTGCATGTTCAAGCTGGTGTCATCGCGCGCTTCAAGCAAGGCCAGGTCTGCATGGCAGCCCGGTATTTCGCAGGTCAGGAAATACCGGGCTGCCTGCAGCTTGCCGAGGTAGAAGTCGCGGTCAGCCGCGGCGCGCTGAAGCAGACCGAGTTCGGCATGAATCGCCTGTTCCAGCCAGCGCCAGCCAATCACGCAATGGCCGAAGACCTTGAGGTAAAGGGCCGAGTTGGCCAGGGCGCCGGCGACCTTGCCCTGGGCCAGGTCGCCGAGCAGGGCAAGGGTGACACCTTGCAAGCGATTGACCAGCTGTTCCAGTGGCTGGCGCAGCGGGTCGAGGTTGGGGTGATGGCTGGCGCGCTCACCAGTGACAGCGATCAGGCGCATCAAGTGCTTGAGCCCGGCACCCCCGTTCTGGGCCAGCTTGCGGCCCAGCAAATCGAGCGACTGGATGCCCTCGGTCCCTTCGTGGATGGGGTTCAGGCGATTGTCACGGTAATACTGCTCGACCGGGTACTCCCGGGTGTAGCCGTGGCCGCCGAGAATCTGGATGGCCAGTTCGTTCGCTTTCAGGCAATACGCCGAGGGCCAGGATTTGACGATGGGCGTCAACAGGTCGAGCAGCGCCTGGGCCTGCTGGCGAGTGTCTTCATCGGGCGCCGTGTGGGTGTCGTCGAACAGGCGCGCCGCATACAAGCCCAGGTCGAAAGCGCCTTCCACATAGGCCTTTTGCGCAAGCAGCATCCTTTTGACATCGGTGTGCTCGATGATCGGGATGGCCGGGGTTTGCGGGTCCTTGTTTTCGGCTGATCGGCCCTGTGGGCGCTGCCGCGCATAGTCCAGCGAGTACAGGTAACCGGCGTAACCGAGCATGACCGCGCCCATGCCGACGCCGATGCGTGCTTCGTTCATCATCTGGAACATGCAGGCCAGGCCTTGATGTGGCTGGCCGACCAGATAGCCCACGCACTGGCCGTTGTCGCCGAAGTTCAGCGCCGTGGACGTGGTGCCGCGCCAGCCCATCTTGTGAAACAGCCCCGCCAGCACTACGTCATTGCGCGAGCCCCGGCTGCCGTCGGGCCCGACCAGGTACTTGGGCACGATGAACAGCGAGATGCCTTTGACCCCCGGTGGGGCATCCGGCAGTTTGGCCAGGACCATGTGCACGATGTTTTCCGACAGCTCATGGTCACCGCCGGAGATGAAAATCTTGTTGCCCCGGAGCCGGTAGCTGCCGTCACCGGCCGGTTCTGCGCGGGTGCGGATGTCAGCCAGCGATGAGCCGGCGTGGGGTTCGGTCAGGGCCATGGTGCCGAAGTAGCGGCCCTCGATCATCGGCTGCAG is part of the Pseudomonas parafulva genome and harbors:
- a CDS encoding LysR family transcriptional regulator, translating into MGKGLDINVLRTFQAVARLGRFNAAADYVHRSPSAVTTQIQKLEEQVGQQLFARSNQAVELTPAGRHLLGEATRFLIAHDKLLATLSPRQLTGKVRLGVPDGYAATLMSECLPVFVASNPKMELEAVACSSAQLLDLFARQQLDLAVAVSSEHIQQGDWLRPTKPRWAAAKGFIRDHSRPLPLALQLKGCPYREAAVQALKAEGIAYRILLESANWHAVLACVKSGLAVGIVEELEADDSLVFLHDQDLPTLPAHGIYLLTDTAHPVAVHLHAVLKAAIQKEADSEFAATQTPVNA
- a CDS encoding DMT family transporter, encoding MQHNWPSHIFLQTTFVLSWSSGFIGARLGTQDAGAVNLLFWRFLLVSLCLLPFVLHRLRNLSWAQVRYNAVIGFLAQFAYLISVYIAIRGGLPAGIAAIICALQPLITAAMGSADQQERSGRQEWLGLVLGFAGVSVVILGEYSLSSTRLELWLYALPLIAAITLSIATLYQRRQSVMGTDHSKEGLLMPLFLQSSATLVLLSVTGVPLRLIELPSSAQVWVAVAWLTLFSTFIAYLSLWILLTKLSATRVSALVYLEPPVTLIWAALMFGDAIHWTTYLGIAIVATGIAITRTARRVPSAGECPQR
- a CDS encoding acyl-CoA dehydrogenase produces the protein MPETLLSTRNLAFELYEVLDAESLTQRPRFAEHSRETFDAALTTARTIAEKYFAPHNRKADENEPRYVDGRAELIPEVKPAVDAFLEAGFLNANRDFEVGGMQLPSLVSQACFAHFQAANAGTTAYPFLTMGAANLIESFGSEEQKRLYLQPMIEGRYFGTMALTEPHAGSSLADIRTRAEPAGDGSYRLRGNKIFISGGDHELSENIVHMVLAKLPDAPPGVKGISLFIVPKYLVGPDGSRGSRNDVVLAGLFHKMGWRGTTSTALNFGDNGQCVGYLVGQPHQGLACMFQMMNEARIGVGMGAVMLGYAGYLYSLDYARQRPQGRSAENKDPQTPAIPIIEHTDVKRMLLAQKAYVEGAFDLGLYAARLFDDTHTAPDEDTRQQAQALLDLLTPIVKSWPSAYCLKANELAIQILGGHGYTREYPVEQYYRDNRLNPIHEGTEGIQSLDLLGRKLAQNGGAGLKHLMRLIAVTGERASHHPNLDPLRQPLEQLVNRLQGVTLALLGDLAQGKVAGALANSALYLKVFGHCVIGWRWLEQAIHAELGLLQRAAADRDFYLGKLQAARYFLTCEIPGCHADLALLEARDDTSLNMQQEWF